AAGTGCAGGACTGCCCTAAGATTATTAACTCTATGAAGTATTTTTGCGAGAACGCACCACAGTACCATGTTGCCTGTGCCGGTTCTCTGTTGGGTATCGCGCTGGCGAAGCCATCCTCCTTTCCGGTAGGTAAGGTCAACTTTATGCAGATTGATCCAATGACCTTCACTGAGTTCCTACTTGCCAACGGCGATGAAAATCTGGCGCAGTATCTGGAGGTGGTAGATACGCTAGAGCCAATCCCCGATGCTTTCTTCAATCCGCTGTATGAGAAGTTGAAGATGTATTACGTCACCGGCGGTATGCCGGAGTCGGTACTGATGTGGACGGAGGCAAGAGATGTTTCTGCCATGCAGGAAGCTTTGTCCGGAATCATTGGAGCCTATGAGCGTGACTTTGCCAAGCATCCTAATCTTAGCGAGTTCCCGAAAATTTCAATGATCTGGAAGTCTGTTCCTTCTCAACTGGCAAGGGAGAACAAGAAGTTCATCTATAAGGTGGTCAAGGAAGGCGCACGAGCCCGTGAGTACGAGGATGCCCTGCAATGGCTGGTGGATGCTCGCCTGGTGCATAAGATCTATCGCAGCTCCGCTCCCGGCTTACCGATTGCAGCCTACGATGACTTGTCTGCTTTCAAGATTTATCTGGTGGATGTGGGACTGCTTCGCCGTCTGGCGCAGTTGGCTCCCACGGCCTTTGGCGAAGGTAACCGACTATTTACTGAATTCAAAGGTGCATTGACTGAAAACTTTGTATTGCAGACTTTGATTACTCAGTTTGAAGTCATGCCCCGTTATTGGAGCCAGAGCAACCCACCTTACGAAGTAGATTTCCTCATTCAGCGGGAGAACGATATCTTCCCCGTGGAAGCTAAATCCGAAATCAACACCACCAGTAAGAGTATGAAGAAGTTCAAGGAACTGTTTCCTGAAAAAGTTAAGCTCCGAATTCGCTTCTCTCTGGATAATTTGAAGTTAGATGATGATGTGATGAATATTCCGCTGTTTATGGCAGATCAGGCAGATCGATTGATTGGGTTGGCATTAGAGCAACTACAGAAATAAATGCAAAAATTATTACAGATGACATAACAAAGGCCTCCATTGGTAAGCTATCAAAATACTAATGGAGGCTTTTGTTTATTTGAGTTTTCTTGAAATAACCGGTAGATTATCCAGGGAAACTCATAAGCTTCGACTACATGGGAATATGTTGCCGGGTTTGATTTTCGGCATAGTCAAAATACATAATGACAATACAGTTTAAGTTATATATTTCGTCCTTTAAATGATGTTAACCCCCCATATTATCTTTTTCGGTGTCAGCATGTTCAGCAATTAATTCTGAGGCCGTATGAC
The window above is part of the Lachnoclostridium edouardi genome. Proteins encoded here:
- a CDS encoding ATP-binding protein encodes the protein MERFILKKLLDWKNSPYRKPLILKGVRQVGKTWILKEFGRRCYENTAYFNFDENEEYKQFFETTKDVDRILQNLMLASGQKILPEKTLIIFDEVQDCPKIINSMKYFCENAPQYHVACAGSLLGIALAKPSSFPVGKVNFMQIDPMTFTEFLLANGDENLAQYLEVVDTLEPIPDAFFNPLYEKLKMYYVTGGMPESVLMWTEARDVSAMQEALSGIIGAYERDFAKHPNLSEFPKISMIWKSVPSQLARENKKFIYKVVKEGARAREYEDALQWLVDARLVHKIYRSSAPGLPIAAYDDLSAFKIYLVDVGLLRRLAQLAPTAFGEGNRLFTEFKGALTENFVLQTLITQFEVMPRYWSQSNPPYEVDFLIQRENDIFPVEAKSEINTTSKSMKKFKELFPEKVKLRIRFSLDNLKLDDDVMNIPLFMADQADRLIGLALEQLQK